From Flavobacterium arcticum, the proteins below share one genomic window:
- a CDS encoding carbon-nitrogen hydrolase family protein, with protein MLDLPKFKAAAVQASSVFLDVDATVEKSCAIIAEAARNGASLVAFPEVFVAGYPYWNWIMTPIQGSKWYEKLYLNSITVPGPETDRLCEAAKEHNCHVVIGVNERGQSMGEIYNTNLIIDNKGKLIGKHRKLVPTWAEKLTWTGGDGSSLKVYNTEIGPIGTLACGENTNTLARYALLSQGELIHVANYISLPVAPPDYNMAEAIKIRAAAHSFEGKLFTIVSCSTITKEIIDEMKEDVPNAEELLTRKNSAFTGFLGPNGATIGEPLIDDEGIVYADIDLSKCIQPKQMHDILGHYNRFDIFDLRVNTAPKKNITFMDGDTSEEK; from the coding sequence ATGTTAGATTTACCAAAATTTAAAGCTGCCGCAGTACAAGCTTCTTCTGTTTTTCTTGATGTAGATGCAACGGTAGAAAAATCGTGTGCTATAATAGCCGAAGCAGCAAGAAATGGGGCTTCGTTAGTAGCATTTCCTGAAGTATTTGTAGCAGGCTATCCCTACTGGAACTGGATTATGACACCTATACAGGGTAGCAAATGGTATGAAAAGTTATATCTAAATTCTATAACGGTACCAGGTCCTGAAACAGACAGACTTTGCGAAGCTGCAAAAGAACATAATTGCCATGTGGTAATTGGTGTTAATGAACGCGGGCAAAGTATGGGCGAAATATATAACACCAACCTTATTATAGATAATAAAGGAAAACTAATAGGCAAGCACCGCAAGTTAGTACCTACTTGGGCAGAAAAATTAACATGGACAGGTGGCGATGGTTCGTCACTTAAAGTATATAACACAGAGATTGGTCCTATAGGAACATTAGCTTGTGGAGAGAATACCAATACCTTGGCACGCTATGCGCTGCTTTCACAAGGCGAATTAATACATGTAGCTAATTATATTTCATTACCAGTTGCTCCGCCAGATTATAATATGGCAGAGGCTATAAAAATACGCGCGGCAGCGCACTCTTTTGAAGGTAAACTATTCACAATAGTGTCCTGTTCTACTATCACAAAAGAGATTATAGACGAAATGAAGGAAGACGTACCTAACGCAGAGGAATTATTGACACGTAAAAATAGTGCTTTTACTGGTTTTCTTGGTCCTAATGGAGCTACTATAGGAGAACCGCTTATTGATGATGAAGGTATTGTATATGCTGATATTGATTTATCTAAATGTATACAACCAAAGCAAATGCACGATATACTAGGGCATTACAACCGCTTTGATATTTTTGACTTACGCGTAAATACTGCGCCAAAGAAGAATATTACTTTTATGGATGGTGATACATCCGAAGAAAAATAA
- a CDS encoding metal-dependent hydrolase: protein MKITFYGHASLGIKVGGKKIIVDPFISANELAKNIDINKLEADYILITHAHGDHILDVEAIAKNTSATIVSNAEIAEYYENKGFKVHPMNHGGSWQFDFGKVKYVNAVHSSSFPDGTYGGNQGGFVIEGEHKNIYIAGDTALTYDMKLIPLSTKLDLAILPIGSNFTMDVDDAIIASDFLECDKILGYHYDTFGYIEINHEEAKKKFYDKDKDLMLLEIGSSIEL from the coding sequence ATGAAAATTACATTTTACGGACATGCAAGCCTTGGTATAAAGGTAGGCGGTAAAAAAATTATAGTAGATCCTTTTATTTCGGCTAATGAATTAGCAAAAAATATTGATATTAATAAACTAGAAGCTGATTATATATTAATTACTCATGCGCATGGCGATCATATATTAGATGTTGAAGCAATAGCCAAAAACACTAGCGCTACCATAGTATCAAATGCCGAAATAGCAGAATATTATGAAAATAAAGGCTTTAAGGTACACCCAATGAACCATGGTGGTAGCTGGCAGTTTGATTTTGGGAAAGTAAAATATGTAAATGCAGTACATTCTAGTTCGTTTCCAGATGGCACATATGGAGGAAATCAAGGTGGTTTTGTAATAGAAGGTGAGCACAAAAACATTTATATAGCAGGCGATACGGCACTTACTTATGACATGAAGCTGATACCATTGAGCACTAAGCTCGACCTTGCTATACTGCCTATAGGTAGTAATTTTACTATGGATGTAGATGATGCTATTATAGCGTCAGATTTTTTAGAGTGCGATAAAATATTAGGCTATCACTATGATACTTTTGGTTACATTGAAATAAACCATGAAGAAGCCAAAAAGAAATTCTATGATAAAGACAAAGATCTTATGCTTTTAGAAATAGGCTCCTCTATTGAATTGTAA
- a CDS encoding o-succinylbenzoate synthase, giving the protein MKASYKKYTLNFKRPSGTSRGVLTEKETWFIILEQNGKRGIGECGILRSLSIDDRPDYEEKLKWTCDNIHLGVEQLWQELIEFPSIQFGVEMAFHSLESESPYLLFPSDFTKGKKNISINGLVWMGDEQFMKQQIEEKIQQGFNCIKLKIGAIDFQKELDLLAAIRANFDAETIEIRVDANGAFGANNALSKIIQLSEFKIHSIEQPIKKKQYDSMSVLCLSAPIPIALDEELIGVFGNDDKKALLQKIKPQYIILKPSLVGGFHGTQEWITIAEALNIGWWVTSALESNIGLNAIAQWTFLKNSPMPQGLGTGGLYTNNFAAPLEVFSGTLRYNPEVNWRVNL; this is encoded by the coding sequence ATGAAAGCAAGTTATAAAAAATATACACTCAACTTTAAACGCCCTAGCGGAACTTCGCGGGGCGTTTTGACTGAAAAGGAAACTTGGTTTATTATTCTTGAACAAAATGGTAAGCGCGGAATAGGGGAGTGTGGCATATTACGTTCGCTTAGTATTGATGACAGACCCGACTATGAAGAGAAGCTAAAATGGACGTGTGATAATATTCATTTGGGGGTAGAACAATTATGGCAAGAATTGATAGAATTCCCTTCAATACAGTTTGGAGTTGAAATGGCTTTTCATTCGTTAGAGAGTGAATCACCCTACCTTTTATTTCCTTCAGATTTTACAAAAGGAAAGAAAAATATTTCTATTAACGGTTTGGTTTGGATGGGCGATGAGCAGTTTATGAAGCAGCAGATAGAGGAAAAAATACAACAAGGTTTTAATTGTATAAAATTAAAAATTGGAGCAATCGATTTTCAAAAAGAACTCGATTTATTAGCTGCTATTAGAGCTAATTTTGATGCTGAAACTATCGAAATTCGTGTAGATGCTAACGGCGCTTTCGGTGCAAATAATGCTTTAAGTAAAATAATACAATTATCTGAATTTAAAATACATAGTATAGAACAGCCGATTAAAAAAAAGCAGTATGACAGCATGTCAGTACTATGTTTAAGTGCCCCAATACCCATTGCTTTAGATGAAGAGTTGATAGGTGTGTTTGGTAATGATGATAAAAAGGCGTTGTTACAAAAAATAAAGCCACAATACATTATTTTAAAGCCTAGTTTGGTAGGTGGTTTTCATGGTACACAAGAATGGATTACAATAGCCGAAGCATTAAATATTGGTTGGTGGGTAACCTCAGCGCTAGAAAGCAATATAGGGTTAAACGCTATTGCGCAGTGGACGTTTTTGAAAAACAGTCCAATGCCACAAGGGTTAGGTACGGGTGGTTTATATACTAATAATTTTGCTGCACCTCTAGAGGTTTTTAGTGGTACATTGCGGTATAATCCCGAAGTTAATTGGAGAGTAAATTTATAA
- a CDS encoding acyl-CoA thioesterase, with protein sequence MENAFIKKEKVRFQHVDYAGIVFYPRFLEMLNCLVEDFYEEALNMPFKNLHETGGIPTVDLKIQFKKAARLGDELTKSLWIKNLGGASMHCGFKFEHEDGSTCLEGEVTLVRVEFSDDRKGIKASGFPDDMRTILEKYIIT encoded by the coding sequence ATGGAAAACGCATTTATAAAAAAAGAAAAAGTACGCTTTCAGCATGTAGATTATGCAGGGATAGTTTTTTATCCTCGCTTTTTAGAGATGTTGAACTGCTTAGTAGAAGATTTTTATGAAGAGGCTTTAAATATGCCTTTCAAAAATTTACATGAAACAGGCGGAATACCTACCGTCGATTTAAAAATACAATTTAAAAAAGCAGCACGATTAGGCGATGAACTAACAAAGTCTCTTTGGATTAAGAATCTTGGTGGAGCTTCTATGCATTGTGGGTTTAAATTTGAACATGAAGATGGTTCTACTTGTCTTGAAGGAGAAGTAACCCTAGTTCGTGTAGAGTTTTCAGATGATAGAAAAGGCATAAAAGCAAGCGGATTCCCTGATGATATGCGTACAATATTAGAAAAATATATTATTACTTAA
- a CDS encoding PH domain-containing protein, whose product MKRSFNSPQRQSLVGVVVMFTDTLQGVVRSLWPILLVWVFRINEMNKIYLGLGVAAVMLLIGIIAYLKYYNFTFFLDEDNEEFVIRKGILNKSRIAIPLDKIQQVNINQSLIQRFIGVHELEVDTAGSSKKEVTIKAISHNLAVALKEHLLESKKNIDKDTVTEEGTTKEEYPFIQISLLSLLKTGITSNYARSFALLFAFVITVYQNIEDYIDASGYDTGSLEEYINPTVLFQFVGFIILAIIVLTLLVNLSRTILKYFNYKITQQQNSLLLSYGLLNTHNTIIRPERVQIVTVGRNYFQKKMNIQDIRIRQASNLDTNSKEQRKLAIEIPGCSEKEKDVLIKFLLGKIPERGVMLKLSIRKVIVQVIKFLIVPFGIFFLFAYLGYSELYNYVIFLPLYLLFVVTLIYFAYRNSRLFVNNEFIIKQNGAWDIDNHFLAPHKIQAISLKQNFWHKKSDIGRVTLYTAGGTLTFGLADYTRLKQLTNYWLYQVETTDKNWM is encoded by the coding sequence ATGAAGCGTAGTTTCAATAGTCCGCAAAGGCAATCGCTTGTTGGTGTAGTGGTTATGTTTACCGATACGCTACAGGGGGTTGTACGCTCTCTTTGGCCTATATTACTGGTTTGGGTTTTTCGTATTAACGAAATGAATAAGATTTACTTAGGCTTAGGTGTTGCAGCTGTAATGTTGCTTATAGGTATTATAGCCTATCTTAAATATTATAATTTTACTTTTTTTCTTGATGAGGATAATGAAGAGTTTGTTATTCGGAAAGGAATACTTAATAAAAGCCGTATCGCTATTCCTCTAGATAAGATACAGCAGGTAAATATTAACCAGTCTTTAATACAAAGATTTATAGGTGTTCATGAACTTGAAGTAGATACAGCAGGAAGTAGTAAAAAAGAGGTTACTATAAAGGCTATTTCGCATAATCTTGCTGTGGCACTTAAAGAACACTTGCTAGAATCGAAGAAAAATATTGATAAAGATACTGTTACTGAAGAGGGTACTACTAAAGAAGAATATCCTTTTATACAAATTAGTTTACTTAGTTTATTAAAAACAGGTATTACCTCTAATTATGCTAGAAGTTTTGCACTGCTATTTGCTTTTGTAATAACGGTATATCAAAACATAGAAGATTATATTGATGCTAGTGGTTATGATACTGGTTCGCTTGAAGAATATATAAACCCTACTGTATTATTTCAATTTGTTGGGTTTATTATCCTAGCTATTATAGTGCTTACATTATTAGTAAACCTTTCGCGTACAATACTTAAGTATTTTAATTATAAGATTACACAGCAGCAAAATTCTTTATTACTATCATATGGTTTGCTGAATACTCACAATACTATAATAAGACCCGAAAGAGTACAAATAGTTACAGTAGGCAGAAATTACTTTCAGAAAAAGATGAATATTCAGGATATAAGAATCCGACAGGCATCTAATCTAGACACAAATAGTAAAGAACAACGAAAACTAGCAATAGAAATTCCTGGTTGTAGTGAAAAGGAAAAAGACGTATTGATTAAGTTTCTTTTAGGAAAAATACCCGAGCGTGGTGTGATGCTTAAACTTAGTATAAGAAAAGTAATTGTACAGGTTATTAAATTTTTAATCGTCCCTTTCGGAATTTTCTTTTTGTTTGCTTATTTAGGATATAGTGAATTGTATAATTATGTTATTTTCCTTCCGCTATACCTTCTGTTTGTAGTTACACTAATTTATTTTGCGTACAGGAATAGTAGACTATTTGTAAATAACGAATTTATTATAAAACAAAATGGTGCTTGGGATATTGATAACCATTTTTTGGCTCCGCATAAAATACAGGCAATAAGTCTAAAACAAAATTTTTGGCATAAAAAGTCAGACATTGGACGCGTTACACTCTATACAGCAGGTGGTACACTTACTTTTGGACTGGCAGATTATACACGACTTAAACAGTTAACAAACTATTGGTTATATCAGGTAGAAACAACCGATAAAAATTGGATGTAA
- a CDS encoding maleate cis-trans isomerase family protein, with the protein MSVKRYKIGQIVPSSNITMETEIPALLHSRETITPERFTFHSSRMRMKKVTKEELEAMDAQSLKCAQELSDARVDVMGYACLVAIMSMGRGYHCVSETNLHEETVKNDAPTPIVTSAGALINGLKVLGAKKVAVITPYMKPLTQMVVDYIEHQGFEVVDFIALEIPDNLEVAAQDPMNLLDIYKKLNLEGVDVLVASACVQMPSLEAIDAIEKEIGIPVTSAAVCTTYEMLKKLNLDTKIPIGGALLSGKY; encoded by the coding sequence ATGTCAGTTAAACGATACAAAATAGGACAAATAGTACCCAGCTCTAACATAACAATGGAGACTGAGATACCAGCACTTTTACACTCACGCGAAACCATAACACCAGAGCGATTTACATTCCACTCTAGTCGAATGCGAATGAAAAAAGTGACTAAAGAAGAGCTAGAAGCAATGGATGCTCAAAGCTTAAAATGCGCACAAGAACTGAGCGATGCCCGTGTAGATGTTATGGGCTATGCCTGCCTTGTAGCCATCATGAGTATGGGGCGTGGTTATCACTGCGTATCCGAAACTAATTTACACGAAGAAACTGTAAAAAATGATGCCCCTACACCTATCGTTACTAGTGCAGGTGCATTAATAAACGGGCTAAAAGTATTAGGGGCTAAAAAAGTGGCTGTAATAACACCATACATGAAGCCACTTACACAAATGGTGGTAGACTATATAGAACATCAAGGCTTTGAGGTGGTAGACTTTATTGCGCTCGAAATACCTGATAATTTAGAAGTCGCAGCTCAAGACCCAATGAACCTCTTGGATATTTACAAAAAACTGAATCTTGAAGGCGTAGATGTACTTGTAGCTTCAGCTTGTGTACAAATGCCCTCTCTTGAAGCTATAGATGCTATTGAGAAAGAAATTGGTATACCTGTTACCTCTGCAGCCGTTTGTACCACCTATGAAATGCTAAAGAAGCTAAATTTAGATACTAAAATACCTATAGGCGGTGCTTTATTGAGTGGTAAGTATTAA
- a CDS encoding fumarylacetoacetate hydrolase family protein codes for MKLVTYKINDTTHQLGFIKDDVIINAEQLGQLKNNALPATMLEFIDLGKEGIEKATTLIATATTEELKKCSVSLAGAKLMAPIPKPRKNIIGIGLNYTEHVAESARTLDTSKDLPQQPVIFSKPPTAVTGTGENIVHNQDITKQLDYEVELAVIVSKRGKNVPKKDAMDYVYGYSVINDISARDCRRSGQWIVSKGQDTFAPMGPILVTADEVADPHNLNLSLKLNGEERQNSNTKFMLFNINDLINDISTVFTIEAGDIIATGTPAGVGAGRNPQAFMWPGDIVEATVEGIGTITNTIVDSKDI; via the coding sequence ATGAAATTAGTTACTTACAAAATAAATGATACTACACATCAGCTAGGTTTTATAAAAGATGATGTTATTATAAATGCAGAGCAATTAGGGCAACTTAAAAACAATGCATTACCTGCTACTATGCTCGAGTTTATCGATCTTGGTAAAGAAGGTATTGAAAAAGCTACAACGCTTATAGCCACTGCTACAACTGAGGAGTTAAAAAAGTGTTCTGTATCGCTTGCGGGTGCTAAACTTATGGCGCCAATACCTAAACCTAGAAAAAACATTATAGGTATTGGATTAAATTATACAGAGCACGTTGCCGAATCGGCACGTACATTAGATACTTCTAAAGATTTACCACAACAACCTGTTATTTTTTCAAAACCACCTACAGCAGTTACAGGTACAGGAGAAAATATCGTTCATAATCAAGACATCACTAAACAACTGGATTATGAAGTTGAGCTTGCTGTAATAGTAAGTAAAAGAGGTAAAAACGTACCTAAAAAAGACGCTATGGACTATGTATATGGTTATAGTGTTATAAACGATATTAGCGCAAGAGATTGCCGTCGTTCTGGGCAATGGATAGTGTCTAAAGGACAAGACACCTTTGCTCCTATGGGACCTATTCTTGTTACTGCCGATGAAGTAGCAGACCCACACAATTTAAATCTTTCATTAAAGTTGAACGGAGAAGAGCGTCAAAACTCAAATACTAAGTTTATGCTTTTTAATATCAATGATTTAATTAATGATATTAGTACAGTATTCACTATAGAAGCCGGCGATATTATAGCAACAGGTACACCTGCTGGTGTAGGTGCAGGTAGAAACCCACAAGCTTTTATGTGGCCTGGTGATATTGTAGAAGCTACTGTAGAAGGTATTGGTACAATTACAAATACTATTGTAGATTCTAAGGATATTTAA
- a CDS encoding PH domain-containing protein, whose product MDTITNESNNLEDNRYINNPIDTLLLPKFEEVQLSSLQVSYYKVMLFNIGLFYLLLMLGAGCAFYFIEELQPYWYIPVAVIAFLLCVSLLISKISFKKRGFAFRTHDVVYRSGVITVNTIIIPYNRVQHVALHEGLLSRKLGLATIEIFTAGGNSSDLKIPGLEKSHAEKIKQLLVGKVLNQQPDEA is encoded by the coding sequence ATGGATACCATAACAAATGAATCTAATAATTTAGAAGATAACAGATATATTAATAATCCTATAGACACCCTTTTGTTACCTAAGTTTGAAGAGGTACAACTTTCATCATTACAAGTAAGTTATTATAAAGTAATGCTTTTTAATATAGGTTTGTTCTATTTATTATTAATGTTAGGAGCAGGTTGTGCATTTTATTTTATAGAAGAGCTTCAACCTTATTGGTATATACCTGTTGCTGTTATTGCATTCTTACTTTGTGTTTCATTGCTTATTTCTAAAATAAGTTTTAAGAAACGAGGGTTTGCTTTTCGCACACACGATGTTGTTTACCGTAGTGGTGTTATTACTGTTAATACTATAATTATACCCTATAACAGAGTACAGCACGTAGCACTTCATGAAGGTTTACTATCGCGTAAACTGGGGCTTGCTACAATAGAAATATTTACGGCAGGAGGTAATAGTAGCGATTTGAAAATTCCAGGTTTAGAAAAATCGCACGCCGAAAAAATAAAACAATTGCTTGTAGGTAAAGTATTAAACCAGCAACCCGATGAAGCGTAG
- the menA gene encoding 1,4-dihydroxy-2-naphthoate octaprenyltransferase produces MANIKAWLSAARLRTLPLSVSGILVGCFYAFSQGMVNWWILSFALLTTLGLQVLSNFANDYGDGVKGTDNENRIGPQRAIQSGAITVLEMKRGIILTSVLTLITAIVLIYLSFGKENFGYSLLFFFLGLAAIAAAIKYTVGNSAYGYRGLGDLFVFIFFGLVSVLGCYFLFAKQLDMFIILPAISIGLLSVAVLNLNNMRDQISDAMSGKNTLVVKLGAEKAKGYHYAIILIALFLTMLFAVLYGFKPLQYLFLIAYVPFLIHLKTVAKNKKPKALDPELKKVALSTFLLSVLLSIVLQF; encoded by the coding sequence ATGGCAAATATAAAAGCATGGTTAAGTGCTGCACGTTTACGAACACTTCCATTATCGGTTTCGGGTATTTTGGTAGGTTGTTTTTATGCCTTTTCGCAAGGTATGGTAAACTGGTGGATACTTTCGTTTGCATTGCTTACTACATTAGGCTTACAAGTACTTTCTAATTTTGCCAATGATTATGGAGATGGTGTAAAAGGTACTGATAACGAAAACCGAATAGGACCACAACGAGCCATACAGAGTGGTGCAATAACCGTTTTAGAAATGAAACGAGGTATTATATTAACATCAGTACTTACATTAATTACAGCGATAGTTTTAATTTACCTTTCTTTTGGGAAAGAAAATTTCGGATATTCATTATTGTTTTTCTTTTTAGGTTTGGCAGCTATAGCTGCTGCAATAAAATATACAGTAGGTAACTCGGCATATGGCTATAGAGGATTAGGTGACTTGTTTGTATTTATATTCTTTGGGTTGGTTAGTGTTTTAGGGTGTTACTTTTTGTTTGCAAAACAACTCGATATGTTTATTATATTACCCGCAATAAGTATAGGATTGCTTAGTGTAGCGGTATTAAACCTTAATAATATGCGCGATCAAATATCAGATGCTATGTCGGGTAAAAATACCCTAGTAGTAAAACTAGGAGCAGAAAAAGCAAAAGGATATCATTATGCTATAATACTAATAGCATTATTTTTAACCATGCTATTTGCTGTCTTGTATGGTTTTAAGCCATTGCAATACTTGTTCTTAATAGCTTATGTGCCATTTTTAATACACTTAAAAACAGTAGCTAAAAATAAAAAGCCAAAAGCATTAGACCCAGAGTTGAAAAAAGTAGCATTGAGTACGTTTTTACTATCAGTGTTATTATCTATAGTATTACAGTTTTAA
- a CDS encoding cupin domain-containing protein, protein METKHDDSVIGRARVQDTPELEAYYKELENLGAGALWTVANDIEPWEPRPSSIPMLWKYDDLRSLVIKSSELVTPEQAGRRVVYLVNDKRKDVSAAVGWLYTGIQVTRPGESTPAHKHKAAALRFIMEGEGGYTVVDGNRITLEVNDFVITPNSTWHEHGVAEDGKTCIWQDGLDIPLINALEANDYAVLDGKQELTAPENFSPLVYGGVGLVPADQEWDKPYSPLFKYSWKKVYPALLEAAQVHEGSPFDGILMQYTNPATGGHVMQTMGASMQLLRAGEHTKAHKHTGSFVYQCAKGKGYSIIGGKRFDWKERDIFCVPSWVYHEHVNLSETEDACLFSFNDLPVITSLGLYQEKTHPDGYQTVE, encoded by the coding sequence ATGGAAACAAAACATGATGATAGTGTAATAGGTCGTGCTAGAGTACAAGACACTCCAGAACTAGAAGCTTATTATAAAGAATTAGAAAATCTTGGCGCAGGAGCGCTATGGACAGTTGCTAATGATATTGAACCTTGGGAACCCCGCCCGTCATCTATACCAATGTTGTGGAAATATGATGATTTACGTAGTCTTGTAATAAAATCGTCAGAACTGGTAACACCAGAGCAAGCAGGGCGTCGTGTGGTATATCTTGTTAATGATAAGCGTAAGGATGTAAGTGCCGCTGTGGGCTGGTTATATACTGGTATACAGGTAACACGCCCTGGCGAAAGTACTCCTGCACATAAACACAAAGCTGCTGCACTCCGTTTTATTATGGAAGGCGAAGGTGGTTATACCGTTGTAGATGGTAATAGAATAACGCTTGAGGTAAACGATTTTGTTATTACCCCAAACAGCACTTGGCACGAGCATGGTGTTGCAGAAGATGGTAAAACCTGTATTTGGCAAGATGGGTTAGATATACCATTAATAAACGCCTTAGAAGCTAATGATTATGCAGTACTAGATGGTAAACAAGAGCTTACAGCACCTGAAAATTTTTCACCATTAGTTTATGGTGGTGTGGGGCTTGTACCTGCCGACCAAGAATGGGATAAACCTTACTCTCCCCTATTTAAATATTCATGGAAAAAAGTATATCCTGCCTTATTAGAAGCTGCCCAAGTGCACGAAGGTTCGCCTTTTGATGGTATTTTAATGCAGTACACTAATCCTGCTACTGGAGGTCATGTAATGCAAACTATGGGGGCGTCTATGCAACTATTACGCGCAGGCGAACACACTAAGGCACACAAACATACAGGATCTTTTGTATATCAATGTGCCAAAGGAAAAGGTTACTCAATAATAGGCGGGAAACGCTTTGACTGGAAAGAGCGCGATATTTTTTGCGTTCCATCATGGGTATATCATGAACATGTAAACTTATCTGAAACAGAAGATGCTTGTTTATTCTCGTTTAATGATTTACCAGTTATTACTTCACTAGGATTGTACCAAGAAAAAACACACCCTGACGGATATCAAACTGTTGAGTAA
- a CDS encoding 1,4-dihydroxy-2-naphthoyl-CoA synthase, giving the protein MSNIEWKTVKEFEDITYKKCDGVARIAFNRPDVRNAFRPKTTSELFEAFVDAREDTSIGVVLLSAEGPSSKDGIYSFCSGGDQKARGDQGYVGEDGMHRLNILEVQRLIRFMPKVVIAVVPGWAVGGGHSLHVVCDLTLASKEHAIFKQTDADVTSFDGGYGSAYLAKMVGQKRAREIFFLGRNYSAQDAYEMGMVNAVIPHAELEDTAYEWAQEILEKSPTSIKMLKFAFNLTDDGMVGQQVFAGEATRLTYMTEEAKEGRDAFLEKRKPNFKDIKWIP; this is encoded by the coding sequence ATGAGCAATATTGAATGGAAAACCGTAAAGGAATTTGAAGATATAACCTATAAAAAATGCGATGGCGTAGCCCGTATTGCCTTTAATAGACCCGATGTGCGAAATGCTTTTCGCCCTAAAACGACCAGCGAACTTTTTGAAGCTTTCGTTGATGCTCGAGAAGATACTTCAATAGGGGTAGTGTTGCTATCTGCCGAAGGTCCATCATCTAAAGATGGAATATATTCGTTTTGTAGTGGTGGTGACCAAAAAGCACGTGGCGATCAAGGTTATGTAGGCGAAGACGGTATGCACAGGCTAAATATACTAGAAGTACAACGTCTTATTCGTTTTATGCCAAAGGTAGTTATAGCTGTAGTGCCAGGCTGGGCAGTAGGTGGTGGGCATAGCCTGCATGTAGTGTGCGACCTTACCCTTGCTAGTAAAGAACATGCTATATTTAAACAAACTGATGCCGATGTTACCAGTTTTGATGGTGGTTATGGCTCAGCTTACCTTGCCAAGATGGTAGGGCAAAAGCGTGCAAGAGAAATATTCTTTTTGGGTAGAAATTATTCGGCGCAAGATGCTTATGAAATGGGTATGGTAAACGCTGTTATTCCTCATGCCGAGCTTGAAGATACAGCTTATGAATGGGCACAAGAAATATTAGAAAAATCGCCTACCTCAATAAAAATGCTAAAGTTTGCCTTTAATCTTACCGATGACGGTATGGTAGGGCAACAGGTATTTGCAGGCGAAGCGACACGCTTAACTTATATGACGGAAGAAGCTAAAGAGGGGCGTGATGCTTTCCTTGAAAAGAGGAAGCCTAACTTTAAAGATATCAAATGGATACCATAA